A region from the Benincasa hispida cultivar B227 chromosome 12, ASM972705v1, whole genome shotgun sequence genome encodes:
- the LOC120067506 gene encoding uncharacterized protein LOC120067506 has translation MPAYAKLLKDMVTKKRGTGKFATVALTQSSKSIIPPKMHDPGSFTIPYSIGGLYIGQALCDLGANINLMPLSIFKQLNVGQLAPITVTLKLADRSLVYPEEKVKDVLVTIEKFILPVDFIILDYEADKVVLIILGRPFLSTGCTQIDVHKGEITLSVNG, from the coding sequence ATGCCTGCATATGCGAAGTTgctaaaggatatggtgacgaagaagagaggcactggtaagtttgcAACAGTGGCATTGACGCAAAGTTCAAAATCTATCATTCCACCGAAAATGCACGACCCTGGAAGTTTCACTATACCTTACTCTATTGGAGGGTTATACATCGGTCAAGCGCTATGCGATCTCGGGGCCAACATTAACTTGATGCCCCTGTCAATTTTCAAGCAGCttaatgtggggcaacttgcgccCATAACGGTGACTCTCAAATTAGCAGATAGATCTCTTGTGTATCCAGAAGagaaggtgaaggatgttctTGTTACAATcgaaaaatttatattaccagtagacttcatcatcctagactaTGAAGCAGACAAGGTTGTGCTCATCAtcctggggcgaccatttttatcaactgGTTGcacccagattgatgtgcacaaaggagagatcacgcTGAGCGTGAATGGGTAG